The following are from one region of the Carassius gibelio isolate Cgi1373 ecotype wild population from Czech Republic chromosome A13, carGib1.2-hapl.c, whole genome shotgun sequence genome:
- the LOC128026655 gene encoding choline O-acetyltransferase-like, which produces MPVLKREQARDMGNPSCLPKLPVPPLKQTLDMYLKCMGHLIPEEQFKKTKAIVEKFGAPGGMGEFLQKKLLERSKHTANWVYDYWLEDMYLSNRLALPVNSSPVMVFSKQNFRSQSDTLRFAANLISGILEYKSLIDGNVLPVEYGRGQQAGTQLCMDQYIKVFASYRLPGPKMDTLVAQKSTVMPEPQHMIVACKNQFFVLDVVINFRRLNEKDLYTQLERIREMSDIEEERLPPIGLLTSDGRTQWAKARSVLIKDSTNRDSLDMIERCLCLVCLDEPSGTELNDTNRALLMLHGGGTDKNGGNRWYDKPMQFVIGADGCCGVICEHAPFEGIVLVQCTEYLLKYMKGSPSKLVRAASISELPVPSRLRWKCSPEIQTFLTASAEQLQRLVENLDMNVSKFTGYGKEFIKKQEMSPDAYAQVALQLTFYRCHGRLVPTYESASLRRFHEGRVDNIRSSTPEALAFVKAMTNSSKTTGVEKMKLLWTAIEAQTKYTILAINGMAIDNHLLGLREIAKELKLEKPELFCDPTYATSIHYILSTSQVPTTEEMFCCYGPVVPNGYGACYNPQMDHIIFCVSSFCDSAETSSDLFMKTLEGCLKEMQDLCIKCNTEAKPADSMKRMNRPTKVMKNGSKS; this is translated from the exons ATGCCGGTTTTGAAAAGGGAacaagcaagagacatgggaaaTCCAAGC TGCCTCCCAAAGCTCCCAGTGCCACCCTTAAAACAAACACTGGACATGTACCTGAAGTGCATGGGTCACCTCATACCTGAAGAGCAGTTCAAAAAGACAAAGGCGATTGTAGAGAAATTTGGAGCACCTGGCGGGATGGGAGAATTTCTTCAGAAAAAGTTACTGGAGAGAAGCAAACATACAGCCAATTGG GTGTATGACTACTGGCTTGAAGACATGTATTTGAGCAACAGATTAGCACTACCTGTCAATTCCAGTCCTGTGATGGTCTTTTCCAAGCAGAACTTCAGGAGTCAAAGTGACACCCTCAG ATTTGCTGCCAATCTAATTTCTGGCATATTAGAGTATAAATCTCTTATAGATGG AAATGTCCTCCCTGTAGAGTATGGTCGTGGGCAGCAGGCCGGAACACAACTGTGTATGGATCAGTACATCAAGGTCTTCGCCTCCTACCGTCTGCCAGGGCCAAAAATGGACACTTTAGTGGCTCAGAAGAGCACAGTTATGCCCGAGCCTCAACATATGATAGTGGCTTGTAAAAATCAA TTTTTTGTTCTCGACGTGGTGATAAACTTTCGTCGATTGAATGAAAAAGACCTTTACACTCAGCTGGAGCGAATCAGAGAGATGTCAGACATTGAAGAAGAGCGTCTGCCTCCGATCGGTCTGCTCACATCAGATGGCAGAACACAGTGGGCCAAGGCTCGCAGTGTGCTGATCAAAG ATTCTACCAACAGGGACTCTCTAGACATGATTGAGCGCTGTCTGTGTCTGGTGTGTTTGGACGAGCCGTCTGGCACTGAACTGAATGATACCAACCGAGCTTTACTGATGCTCCACGGAGGGGGCACAGACAAAAATGGGGGCAATCGTTGGTATGACAAGCCCATGCAg TTTGTAATAGGTGCAGATGGATGCTGTGGTGTTATATGTGAACACGCACCTTTCGAGGGAATAGTGCTTGTGCAATGTACAGAATATCTACTGAAATACAT GAAAGGAAGCCCTTCTAAGCTGGTGAGGGCAGCCAGCATAAGTGAGCTTCCTGTGCCCAGTCGACTGCGCTGGAAATGCTCGCCAGAAATCCAGACGTTTCTCACAGCCTCAGCAGAACAACTACAGAG GCTTGTGGAAAATCTGGACATGAATGTCAGCAAATTCACTGGTTATGGCAAAGAGTTCATCAAGAAACAGGAAATGAGCCCTGATGCTTATGCTCAAGTTGCCCTCCAGTTAACATTTTACAG ATGTCATGGACGTCTAGTACCAACCTATGAAAGTGCATCATTACGCCGCTTCCATGAAGGACGAGTTGACAACATTCGCTCCTCCACACCTGAGGCCTTAGCATTTGTGAAAGCTATGACAAATAGCTCCAAAACCACT GGTGTTGAGAAAATGAAGTTGCTTTGGACTGCCATTGAAGCCCAAACCAAATATACAATTCTA GCAATCAATGGGATGGCAATAGACAATCACTTGCTGGGGCTGCGAGAGATTGCCAAGGAGCTGAAACTAGAAAAGCCAGAGCTGTTTTGTGATCCCACCTATGCCACCAGCATTCACTACATTCTCTCTACAAGCCAG GTTCCTACCACTGAAGAGATGTTCTGCTGCTATGGTCCTGTTGTCCCTAATGGCTACGGAGCCTGCTACAATCCTCAGATGGACCACATCATCTTCTGTGTGTCAAGCTTCTGTGACAGTGCCGAGACCAGCTCAGATTTGTTTATGAAGACTCTTGAGGGGTGCCTGAAGGAAATGCAAGATCTATGCATAAAATGCAACACTGAAGCTAAACCAGCTGACTCTATGAAAAGGATGAACAGACCTACCAAGGTAATGAAGAATGGAAGCAAGTCATAG